The Steroidobacteraceae bacterium genomic interval TCAGGTTCTCGGGCCTGCCCGCCGTGCTGCCCGAGAACACGGACGCACCCAACTGGACATTCGAGTTCCATCCGCGCGCTGGGGAGAAACTCGAAATCGATATCGCGAGGCCTGTCGCAGCCCCGGGCCCGACGCTCGCTATCGATCGGGTCAATCATGAGGTTGCGATCGGCCATCGCAGCGTCGATGCGGAACTGACATTGTCCTATCGCAGTACACAGGGCGGTCGACACAACCTGTCGATGCCGCCGGAGGCGAGGTTGCGCACGCTGATCGTGGACGGCCAGGCACAACAGCTGCGACCCGAGAACGGTGAGCTGAGCCTGAACTTGCTGCCCGGCGCACATCAGGTGAGCCTCGCCTATACGCTCACGAGCAGCGCCGGAGTCGTCGGTCGCCCGCCCGCGATCGACCTGCACGCCGCCGCCAGCAACGTGACTACGAACATGACGCTGCCGGAGCGGCGTTGGCCCCTGCTGGCATTTGGAGCGGGTGTCGGCCCGGCGCTACTTTACTGGAGCGAACTCGTGGTTTTCGTGCTGGTTGCGATCGCGTTGGGGCGCTGGCGCGCATCGCCGCTGCGTACCCACGAGTGGTTGCTGCTCGGACTCGGCCTGTCGACCTTGTCCTGGTACGTATTCGCATTGATGCTCATCTGGTTCGTCGCGCTCGCCTGGCGCCGAGAGCGCGGCGGCGCCGTGCAGGGTCCGTGGTTCAACCTGGTGCAGATATTGCTTGGTGTGCTGACCGCGGTGGCTCTGCTGAGCCTCGCCTTCGCCGGTATACGCTACGGTCTCCTCGCGAGTCCCGACATGGGTGTGGCGGGGCCCGGGTCGGGAGGCAATCGCTTCAGCTGGTTCGTCGACGAAACCGCCGGCGCGTTGCCGACGCCGCGCGTATTCAGCGTGCCGCTGTGGATCTACCGCGTGCTGATGTTCGCCTGGGCATCCTGGATCGTCTGGGCCGGCACGCGCTGGCTGCGCTGGGCGTGGAGCGCTTTCAGCAGTGGCGGATATTGGCGGGCGTCGGTCATCGCGAAACCCGAAGGCCGAAGCTGAGGCGCTGCCAACGCATGCGCCTTGAACTATCATGGGTGTCACTATGAAAACGCGCGCCGCCGTGGCTTTCGAGCCAAAGAAAAAACTTGAAATCGTCGAGCTCGATCTTGCCGGGCCCAAAGCCGGTGAGGTGATGGTCGAGATCAAGGCGACCGGTATCTGTCATACCGACGCCTATACGCTCGACGGCCTCGACAGCGAGGGCCTGTTCCCATGCGTCCTGGGTCACGAAGGTGCCGGCGTGGTCGTTGAGATCGGCAGCGGCGTTACCTCGGTCAAGCCGGGCGATCACGTCATTCCTCTCTATACGCCGGAGTGCCGCCAGTGCAAGTCCTGCCTGTCCGGCAAGACGAATCTGTGCACCGCCATACGCGCCACCCAGGGCAAGGGCGTGATGCCCGATGGCAGCTCGCGGTTCTCCTACAAGGGCAAGCCGATCTACCACTACATGGGTTGCTCGACTTTCTCGAATTACACCGTGCTGCCCGAGATTGCGATCGCGAGGATACGCGAGGACGCGCCGTTCAAATCGGCCTGCTACATCGGCTGCGGCGTCACCACCGGCGTCGGCGCAGTGGTCAAGACCGCCAAGGTCGAACCCGGCGCCAACTGTGTCGTGTTCGGCCTGGGAGGCATCGGGCTGAATGTGATC includes:
- a CDS encoding S-(hydroxymethyl)glutathione dehydrogenase/class III alcohol dehydrogenase, translated to MKTRAAVAFEPKKKLEIVELDLAGPKAGEVMVEIKATGICHTDAYTLDGLDSEGLFPCVLGHEGAGVVVEIGSGVTSVKPGDHVIPLYTPECRQCKSCLSGKTNLCTAIRATQGKGVMPDGSSRFSYKGKPIYHYMGCSTFSNYTVLPEIAIARIREDAPFKSACYIGCGVTTGVGAVVKTAKVEPGANCVVFGLGGIGLNVIQGARLVGANRIIGVDINDAKEEWGRKFGMTHFVNPRKVDGDLVQHLVGLTDGGADYSFDCTGNTTVMRQALECCHRGWGVSVIIGVAEAGKEIATRPFQLVTGRVWKGTAFGGARGRTDVPRIVDWYMDGRIAIDPMITHVLPLERINDAFDLMHEGKSIRSVVMY